The Numida meleagris isolate 19003 breed g44 Domestic line chromosome 12, NumMel1.0, whole genome shotgun sequence genome includes a window with the following:
- the LOC110405411 gene encoding T-cell immunoglobulin and mucin domain-containing protein 4-like isoform X2 — protein MSHFVLFHWIMIQIFIVHTASGTVVRGVIGQPVTLPCSYQVTQEKDISDMCWGRGPCPNSKCSNKLLHTTGSRVTFRTSQRYNLQGYVSYGDVSLTIQEVKAEDAGTYCCRVEIPGWFNDIKRNIQLVVARVTSVKKKPTRNSSKSKKGSRKTTFAPQTTSDRQGTMQTTIFLTTTVPPAAPAATESPTVKTTLFPPVFGETASDTSLEKMVSTSALPDFSSSFQAADMRTEGDGIFYSTELIHLPEATALPEPTTLQTPKLTLGPAVHTASGTVVRGVIGQPVTLPCSYQVTQEKDISDMCWGRGPCPNSKCSNKLLHTTGSRVTFRTSQRYNLQGYVSYGDVSLTIQEVKAEDAGTYCCRVEIPGWFNDIKRNIQLVVVRAPPVMTTTMGKAPISPNHFGTTTFAPQETPDLQAITWAAVPSAAPATTESPPAFDVTTSNNFLDKMITTSALPDFSSNFQTDDAWTEGESVFCSTKPISLPEVTTEFPSTLLTADRTEEANISLLTDDVPAVATALPEPTTLQMPKLTLGPAETSLGSTGNTEKAGIKFSLPISTILGISLIGISVILMLILLSLLWKRRRMRKFIMKSLRPAEDLEKVFSGSEGENNLFVL, from the exons ATGTCCCATTTTGTGTTGTTTCACTGGATTATGATACAGATCTTTATAG TGCACACTGCATCGGGAACTGTTGTTCGAGGAGTGATAGGACAACCTGTCACCTTGCCTTGCTCCTACCAGGTGACACAAGAGAAGGATATCTCCGATATGTGCTGGGGCAGAGGTCCGTGCCCAAACTCCAAGTGCAGTAACAAACTTCTGCACACCACTGGGAGCAGGGTGACATTCAGAACATCGCAGCGGTACAACCTGCAGGGCTACGTTTCCTACGGAGATGTGTCTCTGACGATTCAGGAGGTGAAGGCAGAAGACGCGGGCACATACTGCTGCCGCGTGGAGATCCCGGGCTGGTTCAATGACATCAAGCGGAACATTCAGCTGGTGGTGGCCAGAG TAacctctgtgaagaaaaagcCTACGAGAAATAGTTCCAAATCCAAAAAAGGTTccagaaaaacaacttttgcaCCCCAAACAACCTCTGATCGTCAAGGAACAATGCAGACAACTATCTTCCTGACAACCACTgtccccccagcagctcctgcagccactgAGTCTCCAACAGTAAAAACTACTTTGTTCCCCCCAGTATTTGGTGAGACAGCAAGTGACACTTCTCTAGAAAAAATGGTGTCAACCAGTGCTCTGCCAGATTTTTCATCCAGTTTCCAAGCAGCTGATATGAGGACTGAAGGTGATGGCATCTTCTACTCAACAGAGTTAATCCATCTTCCTGAAG CAACAGCCCTGCCAGAGCCAACCACACTTCAGACACCGAAGTTAACCCTTGGTCCTGCAG TGCACACTGCATCGGGAACTGTTGTTCGAGGAGTGATAGGACAACCTGTCACCTTGCCTTGCTCCTACCAGGTGACACAAGAGAAGGATATCTCCGATATGTGCTGGGGCAGAGGTCCGTGCCCAAACTCCAAGTGCAGTAACAAACTTTTGCACACCACTGGGAGCAGGGTGACATTCAGAACATCGCAGCGGTACAACCTGCAGGGCTACGTTTCCTACGGAGATGTGTCTCTGACGATTCAGGAGGTGAAGGCAGAAGACGCGGGCACATACTGCTGCCGCGTGGAGATCCCGGGCTGGTTCAATGACATCAAGCGGAACATTCAGCTGGTGGTGGTCAGAG CACCTCCAGTGATGACAACAACCATGGGAAAAGCTCCCATTTCCCCCAACCATTTCGGAACAACAACTTTTGCCCCCCAAGAAACCCCTGATCTTCAAGCAATCACATGGGCTGCTGTCCCCTCAGCAGCACCTGCTACCACCGAGTCTCCCCCAGCATTCGATGTGACAACAAGCAATAACTTTCTGGATAAAATGATAACAACCAGTGCTCTCCCAGATTTTTCATCCAACTTCCAAACAGATGATGCATGGACTGAAGGTGAAAGTGTGTTCTGCTCAACAAAGCCCATCTCTCTTCCTGAAG tgactACTGAATTCCCAAGTACACTTCTGACTGCAGACAGAACTGAAGAGGCCAACATTTCTCTCTTGACAGATGATGTGCCAGCTGTAG CAACAGCCCTGCCAGAGCCAACCACACTTCAGATGCCAAAGTTAACCCTTGGTCCTGCAG agactTCACTGGGTTCAACCGGCAATACAGAGAAAGCTGGGATAAAATTTTCT cttCCAATCTCCACCATTCTCGGCATATCTCTCATAGGGATATCTGTTATTTTAATGTTGATACTCTTATCATTGCTTTGGAAAC GTAGACGCATGAGGAAGTTTATTATGAAAAG CCTTAGACCTGCTGAAGACCTTGAAAAAGTTTTCAGTGGctctgaaggagaaaacaacCTTTTTGTGCTGTGA
- the LOC110405411 gene encoding T-cell immunoglobulin and mucin domain-containing protein 4-like isoform X1 has protein sequence MSHFVLFHWIMIQIFIVHTASGTVVRGVIGQPVTLPCSYQVTQEKDISDMCWGRGPCPNSKCSNKLLHTTGSRVTFRTSQRYNLQGYVSYGDVSLTIQEVKAEDAGTYCCRVEIPGWFNDIKRNIQLVVARVTSVKKKPTRNSSKSKKGSRKTTFAPQTTSDRQGTMQTTIFLTTTVPPAAPAATESPTVKTTLFPPVFGETASDTSLEKMVSTSALPDFSSSFQAADMRTEGDGIFYSTELIHLPEATALPEPTTLQTPKLTLGPAAVHTASGTVVRGVIGQPVTLPCSYQVTQEKDISDMCWGRGPCPNSKCSNKLLHTTGSRVTFRTSQRYNLQGYVSYGDVSLTIQEVKAEDAGTYCCRVEIPGWFNDIKRNIQLVVVRAPPVMTTTMGKAPISPNHFGTTTFAPQETPDLQAITWAAVPSAAPATTESPPAFDVTTSNNFLDKMITTSALPDFSSNFQTDDAWTEGESVFCSTKPISLPEVTTEFPSTLLTADRTEEANISLLTDDVPAVATALPEPTTLQMPKLTLGPAETSLGSTGNTEKAGIKFSLPISTILGISLIGISVILMLILLSLLWKRRRMRKFIMKSLRPAEDLEKVFSGSEGENNLFVL, from the exons ATGTCCCATTTTGTGTTGTTTCACTGGATTATGATACAGATCTTTATAG TGCACACTGCATCGGGAACTGTTGTTCGAGGAGTGATAGGACAACCTGTCACCTTGCCTTGCTCCTACCAGGTGACACAAGAGAAGGATATCTCCGATATGTGCTGGGGCAGAGGTCCGTGCCCAAACTCCAAGTGCAGTAACAAACTTCTGCACACCACTGGGAGCAGGGTGACATTCAGAACATCGCAGCGGTACAACCTGCAGGGCTACGTTTCCTACGGAGATGTGTCTCTGACGATTCAGGAGGTGAAGGCAGAAGACGCGGGCACATACTGCTGCCGCGTGGAGATCCCGGGCTGGTTCAATGACATCAAGCGGAACATTCAGCTGGTGGTGGCCAGAG TAacctctgtgaagaaaaagcCTACGAGAAATAGTTCCAAATCCAAAAAAGGTTccagaaaaacaacttttgcaCCCCAAACAACCTCTGATCGTCAAGGAACAATGCAGACAACTATCTTCCTGACAACCACTgtccccccagcagctcctgcagccactgAGTCTCCAACAGTAAAAACTACTTTGTTCCCCCCAGTATTTGGTGAGACAGCAAGTGACACTTCTCTAGAAAAAATGGTGTCAACCAGTGCTCTGCCAGATTTTTCATCCAGTTTCCAAGCAGCTGATATGAGGACTGAAGGTGATGGCATCTTCTACTCAACAGAGTTAATCCATCTTCCTGAAG CAACAGCCCTGCCAGAGCCAACCACACTTCAGACACCGAAGTTAACCCTTGGTCCTGCAG caGTGCACACTGCATCGGGAACTGTTGTTCGAGGAGTGATAGGACAACCTGTCACCTTGCCTTGCTCCTACCAGGTGACACAAGAGAAGGATATCTCCGATATGTGCTGGGGCAGAGGTCCGTGCCCAAACTCCAAGTGCAGTAACAAACTTTTGCACACCACTGGGAGCAGGGTGACATTCAGAACATCGCAGCGGTACAACCTGCAGGGCTACGTTTCCTACGGAGATGTGTCTCTGACGATTCAGGAGGTGAAGGCAGAAGACGCGGGCACATACTGCTGCCGCGTGGAGATCCCGGGCTGGTTCAATGACATCAAGCGGAACATTCAGCTGGTGGTGGTCAGAG CACCTCCAGTGATGACAACAACCATGGGAAAAGCTCCCATTTCCCCCAACCATTTCGGAACAACAACTTTTGCCCCCCAAGAAACCCCTGATCTTCAAGCAATCACATGGGCTGCTGTCCCCTCAGCAGCACCTGCTACCACCGAGTCTCCCCCAGCATTCGATGTGACAACAAGCAATAACTTTCTGGATAAAATGATAACAACCAGTGCTCTCCCAGATTTTTCATCCAACTTCCAAACAGATGATGCATGGACTGAAGGTGAAAGTGTGTTCTGCTCAACAAAGCCCATCTCTCTTCCTGAAG tgactACTGAATTCCCAAGTACACTTCTGACTGCAGACAGAACTGAAGAGGCCAACATTTCTCTCTTGACAGATGATGTGCCAGCTGTAG CAACAGCCCTGCCAGAGCCAACCACACTTCAGATGCCAAAGTTAACCCTTGGTCCTGCAG agactTCACTGGGTTCAACCGGCAATACAGAGAAAGCTGGGATAAAATTTTCT cttCCAATCTCCACCATTCTCGGCATATCTCTCATAGGGATATCTGTTATTTTAATGTTGATACTCTTATCATTGCTTTGGAAAC GTAGACGCATGAGGAAGTTTATTATGAAAAG CCTTAGACCTGCTGAAGACCTTGAAAAAGTTTTCAGTGGctctgaaggagaaaacaacCTTTTTGTGCTGTGA
- the LOC110405411 gene encoding T-cell immunoglobulin and mucin domain-containing protein 4-like isoform X3 — protein sequence MSHFVLFHWIMIQIFIVHTASGTVVRGVIGQPVTLPCSYQVTQEKDISDMCWGRGPCPNSKCSNKLLHTTGSRVTFRTSQRYNLQGYVSYGDVSLTIQEVKAEDAGTYCCRVEIPGWFNDIKRNIQLVVARVTSVKKKPTRNSSKSKKGSRKTTFAPQTTSDRQGTMQTTIFLTTTVPPAAPAATESPTVKTTLFPPVFGETASDTSLEKMVSTSALPDFSSSFQAADMRTEGDGIFYSTELIHLPEATALPEPTTLQTPKLTLGPAAVHTASGTVVRGVIGQPVTLPCSYQVTQEKDISDMCWGRGPCPNSKCSNKLLHTTGSRVTFRTSQRYNLQGYVSYGDVSLTIQEVKAEDAGTYCCRVEIPGWFNDIKRNIQLVVVRAPPVMTTTMGKAPISPNHFGTTTFAPQETPDLQAITWAAVPSAAPATTESPPAFDVTTSNNFLDKMITTSALPDFSSNFQTDDAWTEGESVFCSTKPISLPEVTTEFPSTLLTADRTEEANISLLTDDVPAVATALPEPTTLQMPKLTLGPAETSLGSTGNTEKAGIKFSLPISTILGISLIGISVILMLILLSLLWKRRRMRKFIMKRKRSETYKRSSME from the exons ATGTCCCATTTTGTGTTGTTTCACTGGATTATGATACAGATCTTTATAG TGCACACTGCATCGGGAACTGTTGTTCGAGGAGTGATAGGACAACCTGTCACCTTGCCTTGCTCCTACCAGGTGACACAAGAGAAGGATATCTCCGATATGTGCTGGGGCAGAGGTCCGTGCCCAAACTCCAAGTGCAGTAACAAACTTCTGCACACCACTGGGAGCAGGGTGACATTCAGAACATCGCAGCGGTACAACCTGCAGGGCTACGTTTCCTACGGAGATGTGTCTCTGACGATTCAGGAGGTGAAGGCAGAAGACGCGGGCACATACTGCTGCCGCGTGGAGATCCCGGGCTGGTTCAATGACATCAAGCGGAACATTCAGCTGGTGGTGGCCAGAG TAacctctgtgaagaaaaagcCTACGAGAAATAGTTCCAAATCCAAAAAAGGTTccagaaaaacaacttttgcaCCCCAAACAACCTCTGATCGTCAAGGAACAATGCAGACAACTATCTTCCTGACAACCACTgtccccccagcagctcctgcagccactgAGTCTCCAACAGTAAAAACTACTTTGTTCCCCCCAGTATTTGGTGAGACAGCAAGTGACACTTCTCTAGAAAAAATGGTGTCAACCAGTGCTCTGCCAGATTTTTCATCCAGTTTCCAAGCAGCTGATATGAGGACTGAAGGTGATGGCATCTTCTACTCAACAGAGTTAATCCATCTTCCTGAAG CAACAGCCCTGCCAGAGCCAACCACACTTCAGACACCGAAGTTAACCCTTGGTCCTGCAG caGTGCACACTGCATCGGGAACTGTTGTTCGAGGAGTGATAGGACAACCTGTCACCTTGCCTTGCTCCTACCAGGTGACACAAGAGAAGGATATCTCCGATATGTGCTGGGGCAGAGGTCCGTGCCCAAACTCCAAGTGCAGTAACAAACTTTTGCACACCACTGGGAGCAGGGTGACATTCAGAACATCGCAGCGGTACAACCTGCAGGGCTACGTTTCCTACGGAGATGTGTCTCTGACGATTCAGGAGGTGAAGGCAGAAGACGCGGGCACATACTGCTGCCGCGTGGAGATCCCGGGCTGGTTCAATGACATCAAGCGGAACATTCAGCTGGTGGTGGTCAGAG CACCTCCAGTGATGACAACAACCATGGGAAAAGCTCCCATTTCCCCCAACCATTTCGGAACAACAACTTTTGCCCCCCAAGAAACCCCTGATCTTCAAGCAATCACATGGGCTGCTGTCCCCTCAGCAGCACCTGCTACCACCGAGTCTCCCCCAGCATTCGATGTGACAACAAGCAATAACTTTCTGGATAAAATGATAACAACCAGTGCTCTCCCAGATTTTTCATCCAACTTCCAAACAGATGATGCATGGACTGAAGGTGAAAGTGTGTTCTGCTCAACAAAGCCCATCTCTCTTCCTGAAG tgactACTGAATTCCCAAGTACACTTCTGACTGCAGACAGAACTGAAGAGGCCAACATTTCTCTCTTGACAGATGATGTGCCAGCTGTAG CAACAGCCCTGCCAGAGCCAACCACACTTCAGATGCCAAAGTTAACCCTTGGTCCTGCAG agactTCACTGGGTTCAACCGGCAATACAGAGAAAGCTGGGATAAAATTTTCT cttCCAATCTCCACCATTCTCGGCATATCTCTCATAGGGATATCTGTTATTTTAATGTTGATACTCTTATCATTGCTTTGGAAAC GTAGACGCATGAGGAAGTTTATTATGAAAAG GAAGAGATCAGAGACTTACAAACGGTCCTCCATGGAGTAG
- the LOC110405411 gene encoding T-cell immunoglobulin and mucin domain-containing protein 4-like isoform X4 produces the protein MSHFVLFHWIMIQIFIVHTASGTVVRGVIGQPVTLPCSYQVTQEKDISDMCWGRGPCPNSKCSNKLLHTTGSRVTFRTSQRYNLQGYVSYGDVSLTIQEVKAEDAGTYCCRVEIPGWFNDIKRNIQLVVARVTSVKKKPTRNSSKSKKGSRKTTFAPQTTSDRQGTMQTTIFLTTTVPPAAPAATESPTVKTTLFPPVFGETASDTSLEKMVSTSALPDFSSSFQAADMRTEGDGIFYSTELIHLPEATALPEPTTLQTPKLTLGPAAVHTASGTVVRGVIGQPVTLPCSYQVTQEKDISDMCWGRGPCPNSKCSNKLLHTTGSRVTFRTSQRYNLQGYVSYGDVSLTIQEVKAEDAGTYCCRVEIPGWFNDIKRNIQLVVVRAPPVMTTTMGKAPISPNHFGTTTFAPQETPDLQAITWAAVPSAAPATTESPPAFDVTTSNNFLDKMITTSALPDFSSNFQTDDAWTEGESVFCSTKPISLPEVTTEFPSTLLTADRTEEANISLLTDDVPAVATALPEPTTLQMPKLTLGPAETSLGSTGNTEKAGIKFSLPISTILGISLIGISVILMLILLSLLWKRRRMRKFIMKSLT, from the exons ATGTCCCATTTTGTGTTGTTTCACTGGATTATGATACAGATCTTTATAG TGCACACTGCATCGGGAACTGTTGTTCGAGGAGTGATAGGACAACCTGTCACCTTGCCTTGCTCCTACCAGGTGACACAAGAGAAGGATATCTCCGATATGTGCTGGGGCAGAGGTCCGTGCCCAAACTCCAAGTGCAGTAACAAACTTCTGCACACCACTGGGAGCAGGGTGACATTCAGAACATCGCAGCGGTACAACCTGCAGGGCTACGTTTCCTACGGAGATGTGTCTCTGACGATTCAGGAGGTGAAGGCAGAAGACGCGGGCACATACTGCTGCCGCGTGGAGATCCCGGGCTGGTTCAATGACATCAAGCGGAACATTCAGCTGGTGGTGGCCAGAG TAacctctgtgaagaaaaagcCTACGAGAAATAGTTCCAAATCCAAAAAAGGTTccagaaaaacaacttttgcaCCCCAAACAACCTCTGATCGTCAAGGAACAATGCAGACAACTATCTTCCTGACAACCACTgtccccccagcagctcctgcagccactgAGTCTCCAACAGTAAAAACTACTTTGTTCCCCCCAGTATTTGGTGAGACAGCAAGTGACACTTCTCTAGAAAAAATGGTGTCAACCAGTGCTCTGCCAGATTTTTCATCCAGTTTCCAAGCAGCTGATATGAGGACTGAAGGTGATGGCATCTTCTACTCAACAGAGTTAATCCATCTTCCTGAAG CAACAGCCCTGCCAGAGCCAACCACACTTCAGACACCGAAGTTAACCCTTGGTCCTGCAG caGTGCACACTGCATCGGGAACTGTTGTTCGAGGAGTGATAGGACAACCTGTCACCTTGCCTTGCTCCTACCAGGTGACACAAGAGAAGGATATCTCCGATATGTGCTGGGGCAGAGGTCCGTGCCCAAACTCCAAGTGCAGTAACAAACTTTTGCACACCACTGGGAGCAGGGTGACATTCAGAACATCGCAGCGGTACAACCTGCAGGGCTACGTTTCCTACGGAGATGTGTCTCTGACGATTCAGGAGGTGAAGGCAGAAGACGCGGGCACATACTGCTGCCGCGTGGAGATCCCGGGCTGGTTCAATGACATCAAGCGGAACATTCAGCTGGTGGTGGTCAGAG CACCTCCAGTGATGACAACAACCATGGGAAAAGCTCCCATTTCCCCCAACCATTTCGGAACAACAACTTTTGCCCCCCAAGAAACCCCTGATCTTCAAGCAATCACATGGGCTGCTGTCCCCTCAGCAGCACCTGCTACCACCGAGTCTCCCCCAGCATTCGATGTGACAACAAGCAATAACTTTCTGGATAAAATGATAACAACCAGTGCTCTCCCAGATTTTTCATCCAACTTCCAAACAGATGATGCATGGACTGAAGGTGAAAGTGTGTTCTGCTCAACAAAGCCCATCTCTCTTCCTGAAG tgactACTGAATTCCCAAGTACACTTCTGACTGCAGACAGAACTGAAGAGGCCAACATTTCTCTCTTGACAGATGATGTGCCAGCTGTAG CAACAGCCCTGCCAGAGCCAACCACACTTCAGATGCCAAAGTTAACCCTTGGTCCTGCAG agactTCACTGGGTTCAACCGGCAATACAGAGAAAGCTGGGATAAAATTTTCT cttCCAATCTCCACCATTCTCGGCATATCTCTCATAGGGATATCTGTTATTTTAATGTTGATACTCTTATCATTGCTTTGGAAAC GTAGACGCATGAGGAAGTTTATTATGAAAAG CCTCACCTGA